The sequence below is a genomic window from Campylobacter concisus.
ACTCGCCAAAAAATACCCTTTTATAAAGCACCAGCATATAAACAGCGCCCACGATGATGCTAAAGCCACCAAGTAGCGCAAAGAGCTTATTTAGCTTAAAGACGCCAAGCAGGCTCAAAAACTCGCCTACAAAGCCAATCGTTAATGGCAAACCAATGCTTGCAAGAGTTGCTATAAAAAATATGAGTGCATACTTTGGCATAACCTTAGCAAGGCCACCAAATTCGCAAATTTCTTTGGTGTGAGCTCTCTCGTAGATGACACCAACTAACAAAAATAGCGCGCCACTTACAATGCCATGGCTTATCATCAAAAATATTGAGCCGCCAAGACCTATTAAATTTAGTGAAAATATGCCAAGCATGATGACGCCCATGTGTGAAATGGAGCTATAAGCGATCACTTGCTTCATATCGCTTTGTACGTAGGCAACAAGGGCTGCGTAGATGATCATGATGATGGCTATAATGCAGACAAAGCCGCTTAAAAGTAGGCTCGCATCTGGAAAGAGTGGGAGCGAAAATCTCACAAAGCCGTAAGTGCCCATCTTTAAAAGCACGCTAGCAAGCAGCACCGAGCCGATAGTCGGAGCCTGTCCGTGCGCGTAAGGTAGCCACGTGTGAAATGGAAATAATGGAGTTTTCACACCAAAGGCGAAGAAAAACGCTAAAAATAGCCAAATTTGAGCATTTTCTCCAATGCCAAGCTTATACCAATCAAGCAGATTAAAGCTAAAGACGCCGCTTTTTTGATAGCACAGATAGCCGATAAAAATGATCGCCACTAGCATAAAGATAGAGCCTAAAAATGTATAGATGAAAAATTTAATCGCAGCATAAATTCTATTTTTACTGCCAAATGCGCCGATGATGTAAAGTAGAGGTATGAGGCTAAGCTCCCAAAAGCTATAAAACAAGATCAAATCAAGTGCGCTAAATACGCCCATCATCGTGCTCTCTAAAAAGAGCACGCTAATAATTAGATGCTTTAAATTTCTATCATCGCTAAGTGCCACGATAGAGATAAAGCTCATAAATGCGCTAAGGACTATAAGCACTAGCGAGATGGTATCAATGCCGACAAAATAGCTGATATTTAGGCTTGGTATGAGCGAGACTTGATGCGTTAAAACAAAGTCATAACCATGAAAATCGACATTTATGCAGATAAAAATGGCTAGCAAAAGCTCTATGAGAGCGATGCTTGCTCCATAAAATTTTATGCTTTTATTCTCTATCAAGAAGCCTAGCATTGCGCTTATTGCAGGGAAAAATATGATTACACTTAGCATTATTTGGCTCCGTTTAATAAAAATATAAAGCTTAAAAGCAAGGCAAATCCTGCGACCATAAACCTAAGCATGACGCTAAGATCGCCACTTTGCATTTTGTTTGCTAAAAATGCAAATTTATTTAGCGCTGTTGCGACTAGATCGACACTACGATCGATTATCATCTCATCAATCTTTTTACAAATTTGTGAGATCAATGCGTAGCCATTTATGAAAAATTTCTCATAAAATTTTGGGATAAAGTAGGCATTTTGCAAAATTTTATAAATTCTGCTCTCACAAATGCTCTCTTTAAAAATTTCTCTTTTATAGGCAAATACTGCAAAGCCAGTACTTGCTAGTACTAGGCTAAGTGTTAAAACGAGCAAGAAAATTTCGCTGCCGTGAGATAAATTTAGTGAGAAATCTTTTAAGCTTTTTTCTAAAAACTCACTAAAGTTGCTCCAAAAAAAGCCACTTATGGCTGAGAGAATTCCAAGTACACCCATGCCAGCTAGCATATAGTTTTTAGCTTCATGCACGTGTTTCTCACTCTTTGGCTTTGTCAAAAAGACGAGCATAACGAGCCTAAAGCTATAAAAAGCCGTAAGTACCGCACCAAAGAGCAAAATGATCCATAAAAATTTATTCTCACTAAAAGCAACCTCTAAAATTTTATCTTTAGAGAAAAAGCCAGCAAATGGATAAAAGCCAGCCAGCGCACAGCTTGCGATGATAGAAAGTAGCGCAGTTGGCTTCATAAATTTATAAAGTCCGCCCATTTTTTTGATATTTAGCTCATCATTCATCGCGTGCATGACGTTACCAGCGCATAAAAAGAGAAGCGACTTAAAAAAT
It includes:
- a CDS encoding NADH-quinone oxidoreductase subunit M yields the protein MLSVIIFFPAISAMLGFLIENKSIKFYGASIALIELLLAIFICINVDFHGYDFVLTHQVSLIPSLNISYFVGIDTISLVLIVLSAFMSFISIVALSDDRNLKHLIISVLFLESTMMGVFSALDLILFYSFWELSLIPLLYIIGAFGSKNRIYAAIKFFIYTFLGSIFMLVAIIFIGYLCYQKSGVFSFNLLDWYKLGIGENAQIWLFLAFFFAFGVKTPLFPFHTWLPYAHGQAPTIGSVLLASVLLKMGTYGFVRFSLPLFPDASLLLSGFVCIIAIIMIIYAALVAYVQSDMKQVIAYSSISHMGVIMLGIFSLNLIGLGGSIFLMISHGIVSGALFLLVGVIYERAHTKEICEFGGLAKVMPKYALIFFIATLASIGLPLTIGFVGEFLSLLGVFKLNKLFALLGGFSIIVGAVYMLVLYKRVFFGECKEKNLSLKDLNFKELVALVPLCLLIIILGIAPNLILKPLEPSVQNIISKMQTRAVDSDTKDKILSLNGGSKL